In one Mycobacterium heckeshornense genomic region, the following are encoded:
- a CDS encoding dihydrodipicolinate reductase yields MDPRNTKAFKVIQWATGGVGKAAIEAVLNHPDLELAGCWVYSADKHGRDVGEILGREPLGVKATSNKDDILAVDADCIVYAPLIPNDDEVKAILRSEKNVVTPVGWVYPDRTDPRVKAIERACFDGGVTLHGSGIHPGGITEKFPLMISALSTAITHVRAEEFSDIRTYNAPDVVRHIMGFGATPEEAAGSPMASLLERGFKASVWMVADYLGFRDPTFSSTQEVAVATAPIDAGFLTIEPGRVAARRFRWQALVDGQPVITAAVNWLMGEEHLDPNWSFGDRGERFEIQITGDPDVELIVKGLQPESIAEGLRRNPGVVATANHCVHAIPHVCAADPGIKTYLDLPMIAGRPAPRLAGAVR; encoded by the coding sequence ATGGACCCACGAAACACCAAGGCCTTCAAAGTGATCCAATGGGCGACCGGTGGTGTCGGCAAGGCGGCGATCGAGGCCGTGCTCAATCATCCCGACCTCGAATTGGCCGGCTGTTGGGTCTACAGCGCCGACAAGCATGGCCGCGACGTCGGTGAGATCCTCGGTCGCGAGCCCTTGGGTGTTAAGGCCACCTCGAACAAGGATGACATCCTGGCGGTTGATGCGGACTGCATAGTGTACGCGCCGCTGATTCCCAACGACGACGAGGTCAAAGCCATTCTGCGGTCGGAGAAAAACGTCGTCACACCTGTGGGCTGGGTGTACCCGGATCGAACCGATCCGCGCGTTAAAGCCATCGAGCGAGCCTGTTTCGACGGTGGCGTGACGTTGCATGGCTCCGGCATTCATCCCGGCGGGATCACCGAGAAGTTCCCGCTGATGATTTCGGCGTTATCCACGGCGATCACACACGTGCGGGCCGAGGAGTTCTCCGACATCCGCACCTATAACGCACCCGATGTGGTGCGTCACATCATGGGCTTTGGCGCCACGCCGGAGGAGGCCGCCGGCAGCCCGATGGCCAGCTTGCTGGAAAGGGGTTTCAAGGCTTCGGTGTGGATGGTGGCCGACTATCTGGGATTCAGGGATCCGACGTTCTCGTCGACCCAGGAAGTCGCGGTGGCCACCGCACCCATCGACGCGGGCTTCCTCACGATCGAGCCCGGCAGGGTGGCCGCGCGTCGCTTCCGCTGGCAGGCTCTCGTCGACGGGCAGCCGGTGATCACCGCCGCGGTCAACTGGCTGATGGGTGAAGAGCACCTGGACCCGAACTGGAGCTTCGGCGACCGCGGTGAGCGCTTCGAGATTCAGATCACCGGCGACCCCGATGTCGAACTGATTGTCAAAGGCTTGCAACCGGAGTCGATCGCCGAGGGCCTGCGGCGAAACCCTGGCGTCGTGGCCACCGCCAATCACTGCGTGCACGCGATCCCGCATGTGTGTGCCGCTGACCCGGGCATCAAGACCTACCTCGATCTACCGATGATCGCCGGGCGGCCCGCGCCCAGACTCGCCGGGGCGGTGCGGTGA
- a CDS encoding SDR family NAD(P)-dependent oxidoreductase: MILDDLRITDQVAIVTGGGAGIGRGSAVAPAEAGDNVVVAARAKSHLDDTVRPIEQTVRTGLAVVTDVMIDEDVTNLVDTTVAQFGRLDISVR, translated from the coding sequence GTGATTCTCGACGATCTGCGGATCACCGATCAGGTCGCCATCGTCACCGGCGGCGGTGCCGGCATCGGTCGCGGCAGCGCGGTCGCGCCGGCCGAGGCGGGAGACAACGTCGTGGTCGCCGCCCGTGCGAAATCCCATCTGGATGACACCGTGCGCCCAATCGAACAGACCGTTCGCACCGGGCTGGCGGTGGTTACCGACGTGATGATCGACGAGGACGTAACCAATCTCGTCGACACGACCGTCGCGCAGTTCGGGCGGCTCGACATCTCGGTACGATGA